Proteins from a single region of Apium graveolens cultivar Ventura chromosome 7, ASM990537v1, whole genome shotgun sequence:
- the LOC141670794 gene encoding receptor-like protein 4: MYWLFLLLFTLFLALPPSFCRHHGPYALRISCGARDDIHIPPKNTKWHKDIAYTGGINTNATLPSSISPALTTLRYFPLSEGPENCYSIDKVPNGHYFVRVFLGLVKEPSFDDEPLFDVSIEGSLISSLQSGWSNHDDERTFVEALLFLTDHSASLCFHSTGHGDPAVLAIEILQVDNKAYNYGPQFGRRTILRTGKRLSCGAPKPKFDADLNGDHWGGNRFWNSFSSFGQHSDHVISTNNSIKQASNAPNSFPEALYQTAIVSTNQSDLSYTLDVDPNRNYSIWLHFAEIDPSIKSTGQRIFNIVINGNTAFRDVDIVNMTGDVNSALVLNTTVAVVGRSLTVTLHPTKGSHAIISGIEIFEVISAESKTMLDEVRALQALKSALGLPRRLGWNGDPCVPQLHPWSGADCQFDEESSKWVIDGLGLDNQGLRGRLPNDMSRLQHLQNINLSGNSIHGTIPSSLGAVTSLEILDLSYNFLNGSIPESLGRLTSLRRLNLNGNSLHGRVPAALGGRLLHRASFNFTDNAGLCGIPGLPKCGSHLSVGAKIGIGLGACAAFILMLICSTCWWKRRQNILRAQRIAAREAPYAKARTQSLRDVQMVRNYSHGHTRTAAENGPPLLS; the protein is encoded by the exons ATGTACTGGCTTTTCTTGCTGTTATTCACTTTGTTTTTAGCTCTTCCACCTTCATTTTGTAGACACCATG GACCCTATGCTTTGCGAATAAGCTGTGGAGCTCGTGACGACATCCACATTCCCCCAAAGAATACAAAATGGCATAAAGACATTGCATACACAGGAGGAATAAATACTAATGCGACACTTCCAAGTTCCATTTCACCAGCTCTTACTACACTTCGGTATTTCCCGTTATCTGAGGGTCCAGAGAATTGCTACAGTATCGACAAAGTACCCAATGGTCACTACTTTGTGAGAGTCTTTTTAGGGTTGGTAAAAGAACCCAGTTTTGATGATGAACCTTTGTTTGATGTTTCTATTGAAGGAAGCCTGATATCTTCTTTGCAGTCTGGTTGGAGCAATCATGATGACGAGCGGACTTTTGTTGAAGCTCTTTTATTTCTTACAGATCACTCAGCTTCTCTGTGCTTCCATAGTACTGGTCATGGAGATCCTGCTGTACTCGCAATTGAAATTCTTCAGGTTGATAATAAAGCATACAACTATGGTCCGCAGTTTGGACGAAGAACTATTTTACGAACTGGCAAAAGACTGAGCTGTGGTGCTCCGAAACCAAAATTTGATGCCGACTTAAATGGGGATCACTGGGGTGGTAACCGATTCTGGAATTCTTTTAGTTCTTTCGGTCAACATTCCGATCATGTCATATCAACCAACAATAGCATCAAGCAGGCTTCAAATGCACCCAACTCTTTTCCAGAAGCTTTATATCAGACTGCTATTGTCAGTACGAATCAGTCTGATTTATCATATACATTGGATGTGGATCCTAACAGAAACTACTCAATTTGGTTGCACTTTGCCGAGATTGATCCTTCAATCAAGTCAACAGGACAGAGGATTTTTAACATTGTGATAAATGGAAATACAGCATTTAGAGATGTTGACATTGTGAACATGACTGGCGATGTTAACAGCGCTCTTGTACTGAACACGACAGTTGCTGTTGTAGGAAGGAGTTTAACGGTAACTTTACACCCTACAAAAGGCAGTCATGCAATAATCAGTGGTATTGAGATCTTTGAGGTCATCTCGGCTGAGTCCAAGACCATGCTAGATGAAG TTAGGGCCTTGCAGGCGCTGAAAAGTGCACTGGGCCTTCCACGTCGTCTTGGGTGGAATGGTGATCCCTGTGTTCCACAACTGCATCCATGGAGCGGAGCAGATTGCCAGTTTGATGAAGAAAGCAGCAAATGGGTCATCGATGGACT TGGACTTGACAATCAAGGCTTGAGGGGTCGCTTGCCAAATGACATGTCTCGGCTGCAACATTTACAAAACAT AAACTTAAGTGGGAACAGCATCCACGGGACTATCCCTTCTTCGCTTGGAGCAGTTACGAGCCTGGAAATACT AGATCTGTCTTACAATTTCCTCAACGGATCAATTCCTGAAAGCCTTGGACGACTAACATCATTACGCAGACT GAATCTCAATGGCAACTCCCTTCATGGAAGAGTCCCAGCTGCTTTAGGAGGAAGGCTTTTGCACAGAGCTAGCTTTAA TTTTACAGATAATGCTGGTCTATGCGGAATACCTGGATTGCCTAAATGTGGGTCTCATCTGTCTGTTGGAGCAAAAATTGGAATCGGGCTAGGAGCATGTGCTGCATTCATACTCATGCTCATCTGCTCAACTTGTTGGTGGAAAAGACGGCAGAATATTCTCCGAGCTCAAAGAATTGCAG CAAGAGAGGCTCCTTATGCAAAAGCAAGAACACAGTCTTTACGTGATGTTCAAATGGTCAGGAATTATAGCCATGGTCATACCAGGACTGCTGCTGAGAACGGACCGCCCTTGCTCTCCTGA
- the LOC141673646 gene encoding ethylene-responsive transcription factor 12-like: MASTKEAHYRGVRKRPWGRYAAEIRDPWKKTRVWLGTFDTPEEAALAYDGAARSLRGPKAKTNFPAPENELSLDLNMPSDHRWGGNSRRVMMRDFLGDPVQNMGGVSRRGVVVNNGGPVPESSNTAAYLGIVRRGLGIDLNEPPPMWLA; encoded by the coding sequence ATGGCATCCACAAAAGAAGCTCACTATAGAGGAGTGAGAAAGCGTCCATGGGGCCGTTACGCAGCTGAGATACGCGACCCGTGGAAGAAAACTAGGGTTTGGTTAGGCACTTTTGACACGCCAGAGGAAGCTGCGTTAGCCTATGATGGAGCTGCTAGGTCACTTAGAGGTCCAAAGGCTAAGACTAATTTTCCGGCGCCGGAAAATGAGTTGAGTCTTGATCTGAACATGCCGTCCGATCACCGGTGGGGTGGTAACTCCAGGAGGGTAATGATGCGTGATTTTCTTGGAGACCCGGTTCAGAATATGGGAGGTGTGAGCCGCCGTGGAGTGGTGGTGAATAATGGTGGTCCGGTGCCGGAGAGTTCGAATACCGCGGCGTATTTGGGGATTGTACGACGGGGGTTGGGGATAGATTTGAATGAGCCACCACCTATGTGGCTTGCATGA